In Nocardioides sp., a genomic segment contains:
- a CDS encoding PHP domain-containing protein, giving the protein MSSDPYDATPVAALRRIAFLMERQREESRRIEAFRNAARVILPLDTDEVAARAAGGTLTQLAGIGPSTAAVIADVVAGRVPDRLSKLEQTAGPLAPGGRELRAKLRGDLHSHSDWSDGGSPIEEMAFTALELGHEYLVLTDHSPRLKVARGLSAERLARQLDVIEAVNDHLDGGFTLLKGIEVDIL; this is encoded by the coding sequence GTGAGTTCTGATCCGTACGACGCCACGCCGGTCGCCGCGTTGCGGCGGATCGCCTTCTTGATGGAGCGCCAACGCGAGGAATCTCGCCGGATCGAGGCCTTCCGCAACGCCGCGCGGGTGATCTTGCCGCTGGACACGGACGAAGTGGCCGCGCGCGCCGCGGGCGGCACCCTGACCCAGTTGGCCGGGATCGGGCCGAGCACGGCAGCCGTCATTGCCGATGTCGTAGCCGGTCGAGTGCCTGATCGGCTCTCCAAACTGGAGCAGACCGCCGGGCCGTTGGCTCCCGGAGGGCGAGAGTTGCGCGCGAAACTGCGCGGAGATCTGCACTCCCACTCGGACTGGTCCGATGGTGGCTCGCCGATCGAGGAGATGGCGTTCACGGCGCTGGAACTGGGTCACGAATACCTCGTACTGACCGACCACTCGCCGCGGCTCAAGGTCGCCCGCGGACTCAGCGCCGAGCGTCTGGCCCGACAACTCGACGTCATCGAGGCCGTCAACGACCATCTGGACGGAGGCTTCACGTTGCTCAAGGGCATCGAGGTCGACATCCTCGA